Proteins from a genomic interval of Dermacentor variabilis isolate Ectoservices chromosome 8, ASM5094787v1, whole genome shotgun sequence:
- the LOC142590676 gene encoding uncharacterized protein LOC142590676 isoform X2: MLAISRRHENTTVVRHALDITANPPRDNPGRAFLSTQSTAKSDSNTGHQWNSAVPLQCCGNCLHQRLCNSCFAACRRQCLRNYWP, translated from the exons atgttagccatctcgcgtcgccacgaaaacacgactgtcgttcgtcatgccttggatataacagcaaatcctccacg ggacaacccaggacgtgcatttctcagcacccagtcaactgccaaaagtgactcaaacacaggccacca gtggaactcggctgtaccactgcagtgctgcggaaattgccttcaccaacggctttgcaacagctgttttgcagcatgtcg gagacaatgcctacgaaattattggccctga
- the LOC142590676 gene encoding uncharacterized protein LOC142590676 isoform X1 yields MPKNQHTLACYLDKKTRTTQDVHFSAPSQLPKVTQTQATSGTRLYHCSAAEIAFTNGFATAVLQHVGDNAYEIIGPDHESPQGANNISVAEVSPVPLGSYHDR; encoded by the exons atgccaaaaaatcaacatacattggcatgttatttggacaagaaaacta ggacaacccaggacgtgcatttctcagcacccagtcaactgccaaaagtgactcaaacacaggccacca gtggaactcggctgtaccactgcagtgctgcggaaattgccttcaccaacggctttgcaacagctgttttgcagcatgtcg gagacaatgcctacgaaattattggccctgatcatgagagccctcaaggggcaaacaacatctctgttgcagaagtgagcccggtaccacttggaagttaccatgacagatga